CGAACGAGCACCCAGGCAAATAAGAATCCGAGGAACATATTGATGATCGCGGAGATTCCTCCGACGGTAAAACTTAAGACCAGTGCTTTTTGAATCCGGTCTTCCCGGAAAACATCCAAAAGCCCGGCCCAGCCGATGGAAGCGGTTTGAAAGAAGAGTCCCAAAAGCGGAACAACCACCATGATACTGATGTAAAAGACAGTTGTTCCGAGGGTTAAACCGAAACTCGTTTTGGAGTAAGGTCGAATTGTTAAATTCATTTGCGAAAAGTATAATTAATTGTTACTTTCCTGGCGCTGGCTCATAAATCGAATCAAAAATTCCCCCATCAGAAAAATGTTTCTTATGAGCGTTTTTCCAAGATCCTTCGATTTCACGAATATCAAAAACTTTTACAGCAGGGAATTTGGAAGCATTCGCTTTTAAAATGCCTGCATCAATCGGGCGGAAAAAATGTTTCGCCACGGTTTCTTGTCCTTCTTTAGTATAGAGAAATTCAAGATAAGCTTTTGCTATTTCGTTCGTTCCTTTTTTCGCAGTCACTTTGGATACGATCGCAACGGGAGTTTCCGCTTTGATACTTTCCGAAGGGTAAACGATTTGATAGTTAGCAACTCCGCCGTTTTCTTTTCTGGACTCGGATAACGCAAGTTCGGCTTCATTTTCCCAAGTAATCAGAACATCACCGATTCCTCTTTGTACGAATGTAGTCGTTGATCCGCGGGCTCCCGTGTCCAATACGGATGTGTTTTTGAAGATAGCTTTGATGAATTCAGTCGCTTTTTCTTCGGTTTTATACTTGTTTTTAGCATATCCCCAAGCAGCAAGATAGTTCCAGCGAGCTCCTCCCGAAGTTTTCGGGTTAGGTGTAATGAGTCCGGTTCCCGGTTTTACCAAATCATCCCAATCTTTGATCCCTTTCGGATTTCCTTTTCGAACTAAAAATACAATGGTAGAGTAGTAAGGTGTGGAGTGGTTTGGAAATTGTTTTTCCCAATTTTCATCGATTAACTTTGATTTTTCGGCAATGCTATCTATATCATAGGCAAGTGCAAGAGTTACCACATCCGCTTCCAATCCGTCGATTACCGCGCGGGCTTGTTTTCCGGAACCGCCGTGGGATTGTTGGATTTCCAAAGTGGCTTTGGTTTTCTTTTTCCAAATTTCGATAAATTGTTTATTCACATCTTCATAAAGTTCTCTTGTAGGATCAAAAGAAACGTTCAGAAGTGTTTGCCCGAAGATCCCTGAGAAAGACAGACTCGCAAAAACTGTAAGGAAGGAAATCCCTTGTCCGATTTTACCGATTCTTGATTTTCCCGATTTTTTAGTGTTATTATCCATTTTCGTATCACCTATGCTGCTAAATCGGATTTTTTATCCAATTTATTGGAGCTTTCGGCTAGATTTCAGGATACTTGTCCGTTGTCAATTTGTTTCCTAATCTTCCGATCAATATTTTTCTGAAAGATTGGGGCGCCTTTTCCGGCTCTCCCTCGGCGAGGGCGCTCGGTCGATCCGGGGCGCGGGGGATTTATTATCCCGATGGTATGCGAATATACTTGTTATGTGGGGTAAGCTAACAATAGTGACGTAAAGATAAAATATGAAAAAATATATATTAGTTGCATTGATATTAGGTTTCGTTTCCTGCTCCTCCTTTCCCGATGTGAAAGAAAAAACAGAAAATGAAAAAAAGACAGGAATTTACGTAGCGGCGACACATTCACCCCTTCAATGGATTCTCTATTTTTCGAATGGATTGAACGTTTGGTTCAATGACGCAGATCCGAAAATAGTTCCTTATAAAACAGAGGCGCAATTTTTTGAACTCAAAGAGGGAGCTATCAATTATAAGGTTGAAATGACTTATCTTTCCGGAGGCAGAGTTGTGGGGTGTTTGAATTTAAAACCCGGACAAAAGGCTTATTTTAAATATTCTACGCCCTTCTTGATAACATCATCGGGCAATTTGAATATTTTCGATGTCAAAACGGAGACGGAGCTTCCTATGACTCCTTATTGCAAATAACCGGACTTCTTCTTTTTCTCGATTCAAAGAACCACAGATCGGATGATTGATTTTATTTCATCCGGTTTGTGGATTTATTTTGTTTTAGAAGGCAAAAAGCCGAACTTTTTCTTAGAATTTTTGGGAAAATATAAGTAGGAATTGCCAAATTAACACGAATGTGTTAGTTGGAACTCATTGGGTGGCGGGTGGATTACCCCACCCAAATCAGGGCGGGGATACCAAAATCCCATCTTATACCAAATCAACCCCCTCCAAACTTTTCCCTAAGCTCTTTTTTCCCACTTCTCAGCCCTTTTTTCCCCAAGGGACATATTCCGGACAAGTGTGAAGATAATTGTCTCAAGGAATTTTCCAGAAGTTCGATTCTTAGTTTGTAAGGAAGTTTCTTATGAATATTTCTCAAGAACCTAAAAGACAATTATCACTGGTCGCACCGGATTTCAAATTACCAGTGTTAGATGCTCAGGTCGCAACAAATACGAATAAGGCAAATGAAAAATTCTCGGACTTTCTTTTTGCGAGTCCTGCCAATTCTACTGCACCTGCGGCCAACGATGCCGCAAACAAATCTTCCGCTCTTGTTTATGACGATACCAAAATTCCTTCCGAAGCCGGTGTTTCGGATCAAAAAGGACAGATAGAAGAGACGTCTCAGGAAATCTCCAAATCGGATAAAGAAATCAAAGACTCTTCGAAAGAAGAAAAAATCGAAGAAGATGAGGATCTTTCACTTGAAAAAAGAGATATGCCTTCCTCGGCAGAATTCCTTTCCCATTTGTTTTTTTTCCCAACCGTTTCCGAAAAATCCGTAAAAAACAAAGAAGACGGTTTCAAAGATTCCGCACAATCACCCCAAAAGCTCGCTTTATTAAAATCAAATGATAAAAATCCGCCGTACGCTGGTAATACGAAAGAGGCGGGAAGTTTTTTGGAAGACGCTAAAAAATTGGCTGAAACTTTTTTTCGCAAAGAGACGAAAGAAACCAAACCCAAAGAAAAATGGGAGCCCAATCAGAAAAAGGATTCCGGACTAGAAAATCTGAACGGAAAATCCGAAGGCTGGGATTTAAAAACAGTTTCTAAAAATGAAAAAGTAATCATAGGATCGTTTCGAAAAGAAGATGTGAAACCGAAAGAAATCAAAAAAGAACCGGTAACAAAACCTTCTGTTACTTCTTCTTCCGCATCCGTAAGCGGAGAAAAGGCATTTAAACCGGAAATGGAATCCGCAAAACAAGACAATTCCAAACAAATTGTTTCCATGTTCGATCGTAATCCTGAAAAACCGAAAGAAGCCCCTTCTTCCAAAAAGCTCTCCGCAAAAGAAGACACTTCCAAAGATAAATCGAATCTAGTTTCCGAATCAATGGCGACTCCCGAAAAAATGATCCGTTCTCTGGGTGTGAAAGACCGTGAATTCAACAAATCAGATAACAGAAATCAATCGGTAGCGGACAAAGTGAAACCGAAAGAAACGGCAGAAATTCAAATTCCTTCCACTCAATTCCATTCGAAAGAAGAAGGTTCTTCCGGTGGAGACAAAAAAGGATCTTTGAAACAAGAAGGATTTTCATTTCAAAATGAACTCCGTAGTTCCGTAAAAGCGGACGAATCCGCACGTGCGGAAAAAACTACTTCACCGAACAAACAAAACGTTCAAAAGAACCTGGACGAATTGGTGAAACAAGCGCGGTTCGACATCGTTCAGAACGGTAAGTCCACGGCAGAAATCATAATGAACCCGAAAGAGTTCGGTAGACTAACTTTGAAAGTTACCGTAGACGGTGAAAAAGTGGAAGGCCGGATCCTTGTAGAGTCGGAAGAGATGAAGTCTCTCATCACAAATGAAATCACAAAATTGAAAGAAAGTTTACGCGAATCCGGTTTGGAATTGGAAAATCTCCTCGTGGACATTTGGGATAACAGCGGTTCTTCCTTATCCGAAAACAGTCAAGGCGGTTGGAAACAATTCGATCCGGAATCGGTTCAATCCTATTCTTCCAACCTAAAAAAACAAGCGTTAGATGAGGAGTCGGAAGTTTCCTCCCGACTTACAACCGCCCCGGACGGGCTCGAAATTTTCGTTTAAACAAAAAGGAATAGTATATGCCAGACGGAATACAAGATCTATCCAGCCAGAATGCGATTCGAAGCAGATACCTCGAT
The nucleotide sequence above comes from Leptospira kobayashii. Encoded proteins:
- a CDS encoding sulfate ABC transporter substrate-binding protein: MDNNTKKSGKSRIGKIGQGISFLTVFASLSFSGIFGQTLLNVSFDPTRELYEDVNKQFIEIWKKKTKATLEIQQSHGGSGKQARAVIDGLEADVVTLALAYDIDSIAEKSKLIDENWEKQFPNHSTPYYSTIVFLVRKGNPKGIKDWDDLVKPGTGLITPNPKTSGGARWNYLAAWGYAKNKYKTEEKATEFIKAIFKNTSVLDTGARGSTTTFVQRGIGDVLITWENEAELALSESRKENGGVANYQIVYPSESIKAETPVAIVSKVTAKKGTNEIAKAYLEFLYTKEGQETVAKHFFRPIDAGILKANASKFPAVKVFDIREIEGSWKNAHKKHFSDGGIFDSIYEPAPGK
- a CDS encoding flagellar hook-length control protein FliK encodes the protein MNISQEPKRQLSLVAPDFKLPVLDAQVATNTNKANEKFSDFLFASPANSTAPAANDAANKSSALVYDDTKIPSEAGVSDQKGQIEETSQEISKSDKEIKDSSKEEKIEEDEDLSLEKRDMPSSAEFLSHLFFFPTVSEKSVKNKEDGFKDSAQSPQKLALLKSNDKNPPYAGNTKEAGSFLEDAKKLAETFFRKETKETKPKEKWEPNQKKDSGLENLNGKSEGWDLKTVSKNEKVIIGSFRKEDVKPKEIKKEPVTKPSVTSSSASVSGEKAFKPEMESAKQDNSKQIVSMFDRNPEKPKEAPSSKKLSAKEDTSKDKSNLVSESMATPEKMIRSLGVKDREFNKSDNRNQSVADKVKPKETAEIQIPSTQFHSKEEGSSGGDKKGSLKQEGFSFQNELRSSVKADESARAEKTTSPNKQNVQKNLDELVKQARFDIVQNGKSTAEIIMNPKEFGRLTLKVTVDGEKVEGRILVESEEMKSLITNEITKLKESLRESGLELENLLVDIWDNSGSSLSENSQGGWKQFDPESVQSYSSNLKKQALDEESEVSSRLTTAPDGLEIFV